One segment of Cyprinus carpio isolate SPL01 chromosome A17, ASM1834038v1, whole genome shotgun sequence DNA contains the following:
- the LOC109080105 gene encoding isovaleryl-CoA dehydrogenase, mitochondrial-like → MFAVRRAFRLCQRVANVSVSRRGCAGAVPVDDIVNGLTEEQIQLRQTVQRFCQEKLAPYADEIDKKNEFPRMREFWKEMGELGLLGVTAPVEYGGTGLGYLDHVIVMEEISRVSAAIALSYGAHSNLCVNQMVRHANQKQKDKYMPKLMTGEHVGALAMSEPNAGSDVVSMKLTAKKQGDHYVLNGNKFWITNGPDADVLIVYAKTDPKAAARGITAFIVEKGMPGFSTAQKLDKLGMRGSNTCELIFEDCQIPEENILGPLNKGVYVMMSGLDLERLVLASGPVGIMQAVLDHAIPYLHVREAFGQKIGHFQLMQGKMADMYTRLSSCRQYLYNVARACDKGHFSAKDCAGVILYCAENATQVALDGIQCLGGNGYINDYPMGRFLRDAKLYEIGAGTSEVRRMIIGRAFNDMFK, encoded by the exons ATGTTTGCTGTCAGAAGAGCATTTCGTCTGTGTCAAAGAGTGGCAAATGTGAGTGTTTCGCGTCGTGGATGCGCTGGAGCTGTTCCAGTGGACGACATCGTGAACGGTCTGACCGAGGAGCAGATCCAG CTCAGACAGACGGTCCAGAGATTCTGTCAGGAGAAACTCGCTCCCTACGCTGATGAAATTGATAAGAAAAACGAGTTTCCCCGCATGAGG gaGTTTTGGAAGGAGATGGGTGAGCTTGGACTTCTTGGAGTTACTGCTCCAG TGGAGTACGGTGGAACAGGATTGGGCTACCTTGATCATGTGATTGTTATGGAGGAGATCTCCCGTGTGTCAGCAGCTATTGCTCTCAGCTATGGTGCGCACTCCAACTTGTGTGTAAATCAGATGGTTCGACATGCTAATCAGAAACAGAAAGACAAGTACATGCCGAAG TTGATGACAGGGGAGCATGTGGGTGCCTTGGCCATGAGTGAGCCCAACGCTGGCTCGGATGTGGTGTCCATGAAACTGACAGCGAAAAAACAAG GGGATCATTACGTGTTGAATGGTAATAAGTTCTGGATTACGAATGGACCAGACGCAGATGTTCTGATTGTGTATGCTAAAACAGACCCAAAGGCAGCAGCCCGTGGCATCACTGCTTTCATCGTAGAGAAG GGCATGCCAGGATTTAGCACAGCGCAGAAGCTGGATAAACTGGGAATGAGAGGATCTAACACCTGTGAACTCATCTTTGAAGACTGCCAGATCCCTG AGGAAAACATATTGGGCCCGTTAAATAAAGGAGTATATGTTATGATGAGTGGGCTGGACCTAGAGAGACTCGTCCTGGCTTCTGGACCTGTTGG CATCATGCAAGCTGTGCTTGACCATGCAATTCCTTACCTACATGTTCGTGAAGCCTTTGGACAGAAAATCGGCCACTTTCAG CTAATGCAAGGAAAAATGGCTGATATGTACACACGTCTTAGTTCATGTCGACAGTATTTATACAACGTTGCCCGTGCGTGTGACAAAGGCCATTTCAGTGCTAAG GACTGTGCTGGGGTAATCCTTTATTGTGCTGAGAATGCGACTCAAGTTGCCTTGGATGGAATTCAGTGCCTGG GTGGAAACGGTTACATTAATGACTACCCAATGGGCCGCTTCTTAAGAGACGCTAAACTTTATGAGATAGGAGCTGGAACCAGTGAGGTCAGAAGGATGATCATTGGCAGAGCCTTCAATGACATGTTCAAATAA
- the LOC109089020 gene encoding inositol-trisphosphate 3-kinase A-like has product MPKQRRRSLREAVFSHSSPVCHGSRRGGGGGGGGRAENFSSTEICDDQAQMAEQYSGQAGFFSDGNPGRGCLVPQVTITSDGDSREITEEDLEEVNGRLRRKLSNSSISSNGSSTAFDESEDDILSDNETKSKGIVTLEHLGDSVDSGEQSNAWWKLKTIVSCPLVTSQRRRLSWVQLAGHKGSFKAGDEGSILKKFSENEKLCFERLKEDALHSFVPSYYGVVERDGELFLKMKDLLAKFDLPNVMDCKMGVRTYLEDELVRARVKPKLREDLYNKMLEVDGEAPTVEEKKQKAVTKPRYMQWRESLSSTNTLGFRIEGIKRGETCNTDFKKTRSKEDVIQVFKDFIKGNKNITNSYITRLEDIKQALKASEFFKKHEVIGSSLLFIHDHTERAEVWLIDFGKTTPLPDGQNLDHYRAWEEGNREDGYLWGLDNLLQTLSSLARE; this is encoded by the exons ATGCCCAAACAGAGGCGGAGGTCGCTGAGAGAGGCGGTGTTCTCCCATTCGTCTCCGGTTTGCCACGGATcaaggagaggaggaggaggaggaggaggaggacgcgCAGAAAACTTTTCTTCCACAGAGATTTGTGATGATCAAGCACAGATGGCGGAACAGTACAGTGGGCAAGCAGGCTTTTTCTCCGACGGTAACCCGGGGAGGGGGTGCCTAGTTCCGCAGGTGACCATCACGTCTGATGGGGACTCACGGGAGATCACTGAGGAGGATCTGGAGGAGGTGAACGGACGGCTGCGCCGCAAACTCTCCAACTCCTCCATCTCCTCCAACGGCTCCTCCACAGCCTTTGACGAGTCGGAGGATGACATCCTCAGCGATAACGAGACCAAAAGCAAAGGCATCGTGACTCTCGAGCATTTGGGGGACTCGGTAGATTCTGGAGAG CAAAGCAATGCCTGGTGGAAGCTGAAGACTATTGTCAGTTGCCCATTAGTGACCTCACAGCGAAGACGACTGTCCTGGGTTCAGTTAGCAGGCCATAAAG GCAGCTTTAAAGCAGGGGATGAGGGCTCCATCCTGAAGAAGTTCTCAGAGAATGAGAAGCTGTGTTTCGAGAGGCTGAAAGAGGATGCTTTACATTCCTTCGTGCCCAGCTACTATGGAGTGGTCGAGAGAGACGGAGAGCTTTTTCTCAAAATGAAAGACCTTTTGGCCAAATTTGATTTGCCCAACGTCATGGACTGCAAGATGGGAGTGAG gacataTCTGGAGGACGAGTTGGTGCGGGCCAGGGTGAAGCCAAAGCTGCGTGAAGACTTGTATAATAAGATGCTGGAGGTGGACGGAGAGGCTCCTACAGTGGAGGAGAAGAAACAGAAGGCTGTTACCAAACCACGTTATATGCAGTGGAGAGAAAGTCTCAGCTCTACTAACACTCTGGGCTTCCGCATTGAGGGTATCAAG AGGGGGGAAACCTGCAACACAGACTTTAAAAAGACCCGGTCAAAGGAAGATGTCATTCAGGTCTTTAAGGATTTCATCAAAGGCAATAAAAACATAACT AACTCCTATATTACAAGGCTTGAAGATATTAAACAGGCACTGAAAGCCTCAGAGTTCTTCAAGAAACAcgag GTAATTGGGAGTTCGCTTCTCTTCATTCACGATCACACAGAGAGAGCTGAAGTCTGGCTCATTGATTTTGGTAAGACCACACCTCTCCCAGACGGTCAGAACCTGGATCACTACAGAGCCTGGGAGGAGGGCAACCGGGAAGACGGATACTTGTGGGGCCTGGACAACCTGCTGCAAACCCTTTCCTCATTGGCCAGGGAGTGA